In the Paenibacillus sp. FSL R7-0337 genome, CTTCCCAGTTCACTACGTTCCAGAATGCCTTGATGTAGTCAGGACGTTTGTTCTGGTAGTTCAGGTAGTAGGCATGCTCCCATACATCGAGGCCGAGGATTGGAGTTGCGCCTTCGCTGATCGGGTTATCCTGGTTAGGAGTGCTGGTTACAGCAAGCTTGCCGTCCTTCACAACGAGCCAAGCCCAGCCGCTGCCGAAGCGTGTAGTAGCCGCAGTAGCGAAGTCTTCCTTGAATTTATCGAAGCCGCCCAGTTCGCTGTCAATGGCAGCAGCCAGTGCGCCAGTAGGTGCGCCGCCGCCGTTCGGTCCAATCACTTCCCAGAACAGGGTGTGGTTGGCATGTCCACCGCCGTTGTTGCGGACCGCTGTGCGGATCGCTTCAGGTACAGCGTTCAGGTCGGTCAGAAGCTCATCGATGCTTTTGTTTTGCAGTTCGGGTGCCTTTTCCAGTGCGGCGTTCAGGTTCGTCACATAAGTGTTATGGTGCCTGTCATGATGAATCTCCATCGTCAATGCGTCGATGTGTGGTTCAAGTGCGTTGTTCGGGTACGGAAGTGCCGGTAATTGAAAAGCCATGGAAAAATCCCTCCTGATTATATGTTGGTTTTGGTATATATCCGTTGAGATACTATTATTAAAACGCATCTGGAACAATAATGCAACATTAAATAAACAAAAATGTTTAAAAAGTATTTTCTTGTCCTCCGTACACAGAAAGTGTTAAGGCTATGTTAAACTAATAAGGCTTAGTAACTGGGACGTTTTGACTAGGAAATCTCCTAATACATGTTAAATATGAAACTATATTGAATGAAAACGCTTCATATCAAGCGCTTTCAAAAGAAAAATGATGATAACGCGAGAAAAGTGTGCTTTAATAGAGACAAAAGCAGGTATTCCTCGGTTTTTGATGCTTTTTTCCACTTTATACTGTTATGGAAACCCCTTCTTTTTGTAAAATCATAAGCCATAGAAAAGGGAGACTTTTAAGTATGCACGTTCGTTCCTTTCAATTAAGCGATGTTACTCCAGTGACTGAATTGCTGCAGACCGCATTATCGGAAGAATGTTTCGAGAGCACGATCGAGCCTTTCTCCAGGCAATTGTCATGGGATTCTGATCTCATTGTAGTTGCTGAGGATGAAGGAGAAATCATCGGTGCGCTGATTGGTACGATTGAGAAGAATCACGGCTGTTATTTCCGCATTGCCGTCCATCCTGATTACCGCCGCAGAGGAGTCGGCAAGAGTCTTGTAACGGCTATGGAGAACAGATTTCAGGCGCGGAAGGTCAGCGGTATCTATGTTGCCGTGGATGAACACAATTCTTTTGCAATGCCGCTCTATGAGGCCATGGGTTATGACGAGAACCACATTTTCAAATCCGTGCGCAAGCTGAGCATTGTCGGGTAACTGTTGCTGAACCGCTGCTGTAAGCGGAATCAAATGTTAGAGTAGAGAGCTATTGCAGGGCCGGAACTTCGAGTATATGGATATTCCTGCATAGTCTGTTTCATTATACTAAAGCATATCTTCCCTATGTCCATTGCAAATGGGCGGGAGATATGCTTTTCTATTGTTAAGGAACGGATAACCCAATCGAAGCAAGTAGGTGGCCTATGAACCGGGAGCTTGAAGAAGATTTCATGCGGAGCCGCAGACAAAGATACAGATCAGTGACGCATAATAAGTCCAGACAGAAGTCTGGAAGAACGTGGATCAAGGATATACGGGAGTGGATCATTACGGCGGGGATTGTGTTTGCTGTGATGTCGCTGCTTAATATCTATGTGTTCAATGTGTCTACTGTAATCGGGCAATCCATGCAGCCTACCCTGTATCAGGGAGAAAAGCTGATTATTAATAAAATCGCCCTCAGCTTCGGGAATCCGGGCCGCGGGGAGGTTGTCGTCCTTCATGATCCCAGTACGGGACCCAGCCGCAAGGAATATCTGGTCAAGCGGGTGATCGGCATTCCCGGCGACATCATTGAAGTGCGGAACCAGCAGCTCTATCTCAACGGCAAGCTGCTGGATGAGCCTTATATCGATACATCTATTGAAGATCCCGATTTCAACAGCCTGACCGTGCAGGCGGGGACCTACTTCGTCATGGGGGACAACCGGCATGCCGGAGCCAGCAAGGACAGCCGTTATTTCGGCGCTGTCGCAGGGGAGAGTATCGTGGGTAAGGTGTCCCTGATCTGGTGGCCTTTCTCTAAGATGAAGGCCCTGTAGAGTTACCTTATTCATTCTATAAAGGAGAGGCGGATATGCACCTCAACATCCAGAAAGGTTACGCTCCGCCTCCTTCCAAATGGGAGGAGCTTAAGGCTGAGATTAAGGCGGCTGCACCTGCGCTCGGTATCGATGATATCGGGTTCACCACTGCGGAGCCGTTTTTATATTTGAAGAACATTCTCCAGGAGCACCGGGACAACGGATATGAATCCGGGTTCGAGGAGCCTGATCTGGACAAGCGGACGGTTCCGGCCCTGCAGTCCGGGGAGCAGCCGCTCTCCATCATTGCCATTGCGGTGGCTTATCCCTCCAAAATGGAGGACCCGCCCAAATCCGAGCCGGGTGCGCGCAGGGGTATTCTGGCCCGCGCCTCCTGGGGCCAGGACTACCATCATGTCCTACGTGAGGCGCTGGCGAAGCTGGAGAGCTTCATCCGTGAGCGTGTCCCGGATGCCGTGCTGGAGAGCATGGTGGATACGGGGGCACTTGTAGACCGGGCTGTGGCAGAGCGGGCGGGGATCGGCTTCAGCGGTAAGAACTGCGCGATCATCTCCCCCAAGTGGGGATCATGGATCTATCTGGGGGAGATGGTGACGAATCTGCCGCTTCCCCCGGACCAGCCTGTGCAGGAAGGCTGCGGTGACTGCACCAAATGCATCGACGCCTGTCCTACCGGAGCGTTGGTCGGACCGGGCCAGCTCAATGCCCAGGCCTGTATCTCCTTCTTGACCCAGACGAAGGGCTTCCTGAGCGATCACTATATGACCAAGATCGGCAACCGGCTGTATGGCTGTGATACCTGCCAGATTGTTTGTCCGCATAACCGGGGCAAGAACTGGAACCACCGCCCGCAGCTTCTGCCTGACCCTGAGGTGGTTAAGCCGCTGCTGATGCCGATTCTGGACCTCAGCAACCGGGAGTTCAAGGAGAAGTTCGGCAGTAGCTCGGCGGCTTGGCGCGGCAAGAAGCCGATCCAGCGCAATGCGGTCATTGCCCTGGGCAATTTCAAGGAGGCTTCGGCGGTGCCTAAGCTGACAGAGCTTCTGCTGAAGGAGCCCCGGCCGGAAATGCGCGGAACCTCAGCCTGGGCGCTTAGCCGCATCGGCGGCGAAGCAGCGCTTGCTGCTGTAGAGCAGGCGCTGGAGAGCGAAGAGGACGCTGCGGTGCGCGACATGCTGGAGCAGGCTGTAGGCAAGCTCCGGGAACAGGGAGCAGCCGACGTGACATGAACCGGCTGACAGCGGGATTTGCCAATTGCTGTCCAGTTGTTGAAATGCTATGATAGATTCGCGTGCCTGAACAGGGTTATCGCCAGACAATAGAGTACAAAGGTGGATTACAGATGAATATTGCATTGCCTATTATTACGCTTGTGGTAGGGCTGATCGGCGGATTCTTCATCGGTGTGTATTATCTGCGCAGACAGATGACAACGATGCAGAATGATCCTGAAATGCTGCAGAAGGTTGCCAAGCAAATGGGGTATAACCTGAACGGGAAGCAAATGCAGCGTGCCCAGCAGATGATGAAGAATGGTAATCCGCCGGGGCGTCCTGCTGCGGGCAAAGGAAATTCCCGCAAGAAGTAATAATGATGATCGTATGAAATAGATAAGAGTCAGCTGCAGGTGCGGAAGGGGGGAGCTTTCATGGGAGGCATCAAGGAGTACAAGAACGGGAAGGTTTCTGTAAACCGGGAGCAGATTGAGTATCATGTAGAGAAGATTCTGGAATTAATCGGTGAAGATACCAGCCGCGAAGGTCTGCTCGAAACACCGGCCAGAGTGACGCGGATGTATGAAGAGATCTTCGGCGGTTATTCCATTGATCCGCGCGAAGCACTGGGCGTAACGTTTGACGAGTCTCATGAAGAGCTGGTCATTGTGAAGGATATTGTCTACTATAGCCAATGTGAGCATCACATGGCTCCATTCTTCGGCAAGGTGCATATCGGCTATGTTCCCAGCGGCCGCATTGCCGGACTCAGCAAGCTGGCCCGGCTCGTAGAAGCGGTCAGCCGCCGGTTGCAGGTGCAGGAGCGTATCACGGCCCAGATCGCCGACATCATGACCGAGGTGCTGAATCCGCACGGTGTTATGGTTGTAGTCGAAGGGGAGCATCTGTGCATGTGTGCCCGGGGCGTGAAGAAGCCAGGCAGCAAGACGGTTACGATGGCCACCCGCGGCACCTTCCGTGAGGATGCTGCGGCAAGGGCCGAATTCCTGGCCCTGATCAAGGAATAGAGCAGGTTATCCCTGCACTTGGACCGGAACTGCCATGGATAAGCCCGCCTGCCACTGCAACAGTGGCGGCGGGCTTTTTTTGTTATATTTGATAAATAGGAAACTATAGTGTCCTTCTAACCGAATACAATTGGCTGGTACAGGGACATATGGACCAAATGTATGTGAAAAACAGCATACATTATGCTCGCAAGCAGGCATATGGCCACAATGTATGTGGAAAACAGCATACATTATGCCCACAAGCAGGCACATGGACCAAATGTATGTGAAAAACAGCATACATTGTGCTCGCAAGCAGGCATATGGACCAAATGTATATGAAATACAGCATACATTGTGCTCGCGCGAAGGTGCGTCACCCAATACTCCACACCTTCTAATAAATTTAGAAAATTTCTGCAAGAAGTGCAACATTGCAGCCCAATAAAAGCTGCCTATGTGGAAATTCTGCACGAAATGCAACAAAGTCAGTGCTAACTGGCTCTAAACACCGAAGTTCCTGCAAATGATGCAACAATGTACTGCAACCAGCAATATTTTTAGAGAAATCTTGCAAGAAGTGCAACAATGGCCGCTCCATACAAGCGGTCGGTGAGCGTGAAAACCCTCAGAATGGGCGAGAGATACGCGGAACCGGAACGCGAAAAACCGAATACAATATGCCTCGCTGAGGGTACACGGGCTAGTTGTATGCTTAAAACCGAATACACCGCAGAGCCTCAAAAAGGCTCCCAGACCAACTTGCGGGCAGCCCCGTAGCGCTCGGCGACATAAGGCCAGTTGACGACTCTCCACCAGTCCTGGATGTAATCGGCGCGGTTGTTCTGATGCTTGAGGTAATAAGCATGCTCCCACACATCTAGTGCCAGCAGCGGAATGACATCCCATTGGGACAGATTCTGATGCTTCTCAGCCGTCAGAATCTCCAGTCTGCGGCTGCGCGGGCTCCAGACCAAGAGGGCCCATCCGCCGCCCTCGACTTTACCCGCGGCCTCAGTGAACTGGGCCTTGAAGGCTTCATAGCTTCCGAAGCTGCGTTCTATGGCGTCCAGCAGCGCACCGGAGGGACGGCCGCCGCCTTGCGGGGACATGACATTCCAGAAGATTGTATGCAGATAATGGCCAGCCCCGTTGAAGGCAAGCTCCCGCTCCCAATGCTTAACCAGATCGAAGTCGCCGCTCAGGCGCGCTTCCGCCAGCTTCTTCTCCGCCTTGTTCAGTCCGTCTACATAGCTCTGATGATGTTTGTCGTGATGGATGATCATCGTCTTCTCGTCAATATACGGCTCCAGTGCATTATAAACATAAGGCAGAGGGGGAAGCGTATGCCCGCCGATGGGAACCGGGCCTGCCTCGCGGGATTCCCATAACGGAACTGCGAAGCTTCCTGTTCCCTGAAGACTTTCTCCGCTTGCAGCCGGATCGGGTGAAGGAGCGGCTTCAGCCTGCTCCAGCGGATTCATCCGCAGCATCCCGGGCCCGTAGTCCGCAGGGGTCAGAGCGGCCAGCACAGCGAGGAAGTATTCAGACTCCCGGATGAAGTGCAGCAGCGTGGTTCCTGCCAGGGGGAAGGCATTGACGGCGGCGCTGGCCTCCTTCATGGCCTTAAGGTGCCTGATGAATTCGGCGGATTGGTCGCAGGCGGTGTGCAGCAGCAGCCCGGCTTCGGCGGATGGACTCCCGGGACCGCCAGTGTCCGGTGCCTGCGGAGTGGAAAGCAGATGCTGGGCCGCCTGTTCTGTAGCCAGGAATACAATGGCCCAGTCCTCCAGCAGCCTCACATAAGGCTCCTCTAGGCGTGGGATGATCTGAATTAGAACCTCGGCATGCTCCTTCTCCTGTTTTTTCCAGAAGGCGATTTCCCCTAGAATCTGTACTGGCGGCGGTGCAACGAATACATATGGCATGACATGTAGTCCTCCCGTCCTAAAGTTTCATCGGTCCATTATATGCCAGAGAGGAACAGCTTATGAGACTAGCCTGTGCGGGGAATCGCGGTGGACTGGAGGACCTGGTGCCACGCACAGTAAAAAGGCATGCACAGAATGTATCACAAGATACATCTGCACATGCCTTAGGGTAACGATAAGAAGCTTATTTACTTGCGGTTGGATTGCTGTGGCTCCCGCTGATCTGGGCCAGCTGTACATTCCCGAGAAAAGCGGATACCCGCCGCAGATACTCGCGCGGGTGCTCGCGGAACAGCAGCTCATGATGGCTGTTCTCCACGATCCATGAATCCGAATACGGATTGCTCTGATTCGCCGCCAGCTCCTCGGCAATCGGATAAGGTGCCTTATCGTCCTTAGTGCCGTGCATGAACAGCACCGGGAACGGATAATCCTCCGATTTGACCTTGGAGTAAGGAATCTGATTCAGTCCTGTGCCGTTCAGCACCGGGAAGAGCATCTCCATAATCTCCAGCGAAGGCTGGCGGGGAAGATTGATGTTCTGCTTGATATTATGGTACAGGGTGTCCGGCTCCAGCAGGAAGGTGCTGTCCAGAATCATCGCATCCACATCTTTGGTTACAAGTCCTGCCTGCAGGGCGGTGCCTGCGCCCATCGAGAAGCCCCAGACCACAATCTGATCTGCCCCCTGCTCCTTGGCGAACTCAATGGCTCCGAGCAGCTGCTGGGATTCCTTTTTGCCGCCGGTTGCGATGTCCCTGTCGGTTTTGGAGGCGAAGCCGTAGTCGAACATGACGACATTGAATCTCAGACTGTGTGCATAATGGGCAAGATCATACATGGGAACCCAGCTCTCTTCGCGGTTCGCGCCGTAGCCGTGACTGAAGACAATGGTTTTGGTAGCTCCTTTGGAAGGAATATACCATCCCTCCATCATCCGGCTGCCGTCCTTGGCAGGGAAGCTGATATCCTCGTAGGCGAGCCCCTTGGCCTGATAAGGATTGGAGTAGAGCGGGGCTACGGTAGGATTCGAGAGCACCCAGGCGATATAGGCATGCAGGGCGATGAAGCAGAATACAAAGAAGAAGAATACGGATAACAGCAGTGCCACAATGATGTGCTTGAAGCGTATCATCCGAATCGGAATTAAGGTTGACGAAGCGGGCTTATCCTCGTTAGGCATACGGGAGACCGGCGCGCCGGGATGACTAGTTGCCAGATTCATAAGGTCCCCTCCTGGAAAATTTCATGATTCAGAGCATGAATAGTTCATATATTTAATCGTAAATTTATGCCCTTACAAAGTCAATGGAAATGGTCCTTTTGTAATGTAACTGTAAACTGCGGCGGCTGATTATGGATACGGAATCTGCTGGACTTTATTTAGGCTTTTGCACTAAGATAGGGATATCTTAATAATTATGTAACCGGGTTTCAATAGGTGAAACATGTGAAGGGGAGATCGGGGTGGAAGACCGGAAGCTGACTGTACGCGCCGTAGAACGTGCACTGGATATATTACTGTGCTTTACTCAGGATAATGATGATTACGACCTTAGTCTGACGGAGATCTCTGCGAAGATTGGCCTGCATAAAAGCACAGTGCACCGCCTGCTGACCACACTGGAGGAGAAGGGCTTCCTGCAGCGGGACGACGGGACTGACAAATACCGCCTGGGTATCCGCATCTGGGAGCTGTCCACACATCTTCCGACGCTGAACGAGCCGGCGGTGCTTCTGCTGCCCGCCATGGAGCGGCTTCGCGACCGCCTGGGCGAGACGGTCAGCCTGTATCTGCGCGACAATCTGGAGCGTGTGCGCATTCAGGCGGTGCAGAGCCGCCAGGCTATCCGCCGGGTAGCCCAGATCGGTGCAAGGCTGCCGCTCTCGGTAGGCGCATCCAGCAAGGTGCTGGCTGCTTACGCGCCGCCGGAAGTGCAGGTCAGGCTGCTGGCCGACCCCGCATGGCCGGACAGCGTAGACCGCAGCCTGTACCTGGAGCAGCTGAAGGAGATTACCCGCTGCGGCTATGCGACCAGCTTCGAGGAACGGGAGCCGGGAGCGGCAGCCGTGGCTGTGCCTATCGCCGGCCGGGCCGGGGGCGTGGTAGCAGCGCTCTCGTTGTCCGGCCCGGTCAGTCGTCTGTCGCGGGAGACTCTGGAGGAATATGCTGTCATTTTGGCTGAGGCCGCTGCTGAAATGGGCCTAATGATGAGCTGAGCTGGAGGCCTCCGGCAGCAGATCGGCGCAGGAAAACTTTAGGAAATGCAGGCTATTCAGCCTTCGACATTCATTGTATATCTAGTTAAAATGGACTATCATTAGTAATGATTAGCTAAATTGAGATTGAAGAAATAAGAGGAATCCAGTGCACGAGGTGATGGGATGAAAGTAGTTATACCCGATTCACTGATGGGAGAAATTCAAGAGCTCCAGGATACGTTCGGCTCTGTTACGGGTCAGGCGCTTGTGCTTACGGATCAGGCTGGGAATGTGGTTACCCGCCCCACGCTGTCCGGAATATTCTATCAGAAGATGTTTAAATCTTTAGAGGACATAGAGCGGCCCTTCGAGCCTGCATTGCTCAGACTGGGCCCCTTATCATATCCTGCCATACTTGAGGAGTGGGTCCCCGGGCTGAAGTATGTGGTCAGTCCGTTGGTTCCTGACTATGGACAGACGTACTATTTATGGTCCGGCTTATATATGGAAGAAGGCACCCGCGGGCTTGTACTGCGGGCGTTCGAGGCCAAGATGCGGAATCACCCGGATTATGAGATGCTGAAGGATGTACTGGCCGCCATGCCTGAGCTTAGCCGGGAAGGTATCGCCAGCATCAGGGGGAAATTGAGTGTGCTCGGGAATGTGCTCTCCAAATTGCTGGCGGGGTGCGCAGTGAAGCCGCTGGAACAGAGACGGGGTCTGCTGATTTCCCAGCTGTTATCCAATCTGGAGAGTGAGTTCCTGAAGATAGAGGTTGTGCTGCAGCAGATGGCCGGTACGTTATCTGATGCAGAGCTGTATGCCTTTGCCCAAGAGGAGGAGGCCGGCCAGTTCAAGGTGAAATATTCTGCCGGCAAAGAAGCAGGACTCCTCATGAATGCCGGGTTCCAGCAAGGAGACGGTTTTCTGGGACAGGCAGTTCTAGGCATGGAGCCCAGGCATTGGCAGAGCGTTGCCCAAGATTCAAGATCGTTATTCTTCACCCAGCGCGGGATGACGCAGCCGGAATATTTGTCATGTTATCCGGTGAGAATTCACAGCGGGAAGAGAGCATTGTTGCTCGCTGTGGGCTTTGGGAAGAGCCGCCCGATACAGGACTATGCTCAGCATGAGCAGAATGTTACTGCGCTCCTGGGCTTATCCGGACGGGGAGAGCAACTGGTGCAGCGTGAAGCCCTGCGCAGGGAGGCCACCCTGCGTTTGAAGGAAGCTGCCCGCCTGCTGCCGCAGGCCGCATCCACCCAGGAGCTGGGCACCGGGCTGCTGGATATGATTATGGGCATGCCGTTCTTCCCGTCATCGGTACTCGTATTTTTCGAGGAGCAGCCGGGGGAGACCCATTACGCCAAGGGATGGAGGCCGGAGGAAATTGCGCCGTATATCTATGACCTCCAGTCCCGGTACTCCTCGCAGGCCTTTCTCTCTTCTGCGATCCTCAACGGGGAGGCGGAGGGGCAGGTCCTGCTCGAATGTCCGCTGATTGCCGAGAAGGTATTTAAGGGCATTCTGTCCGTGGGCTTCAGACGCCGCAGCGAAGCTGAGGAGTGGCTGTCCTTAACAAGCTGTCTGGCCAGTCTGGCGAGTACTTCGATCCGTCTGATCGAGAAGGAATCCAGACATATGAAGCAGGCAGGGGTCTTCACCGGGCAGACGCTTCATTATCTCCGGCTCAGTAATCCCGAGCTGCACCGCCTGTCGGCGGAGGCTTCTGCTATGGCGTATGAGCTTGCCCGCTATACAGGGCTGCCGGAGCGGGAGTCAGAGCAGATGAGAACGGCTGCCCTGCTGGCACCGTTCAGGCTGGAATTCCTGCATGGGTACGGATTCTACCCGGAGGAGCTTTCTTTACTGAAGCAGGTGGACCAGTTTGCTTCGTTCTATTTTGAGATCAATAAGCCTTCGGTCTCTGTCACGGCCCAACTGCTCGTGCTGGTGCTTCATCATGCAGGCCGAGGCGCGGACAAGGAGCTGCTGGCGGACACGGATCTGGAGTGGCTGACCCCCTCCCGCTTCTATCTGGATGATCATGTGGTCGGGGAGCTTTACAGTGAGCCGCGCACTACCTTCCAATCCTTCTTGCGCAGCCGCTCGGAAGCGATGCCTGCCAGAAGAGGCGTGTCGGCAGGGAAGCTGCTGAACAGTACAGCGCTGAAGACGCCCAAGGAGGAATGGGGAATCTCACCGCGCGAGGAGGAAGTGCTGGAGCTGATTATTCTGGGCAAGACGAATAAGGAGATTGCCAGTGCCCTGTTTATCAGCGAGCATACCGTCAAGAATCATCTAAGCCGCATTTTTAATAAAATGGACGTGACGGACCGTTCACAGATCATAGCTCTGGTCTATAAAAGAATATTCGATTCCGAACGTATCGAGATGTCCTGAAGGCCTCCTGAGGCTGCGAAAATTTATCTGCGTATGCCAGGAGAAATGAAATCCCCTTTCCAGTGAAAGGGGATTTTTGCTGCGGAAAATTCCGGGAGAGTTGTCAGCCTGAAAACTCTGTGATATATTACTAATGATAATGATTATCAATATCATATATACATAGGGGGATTATCTTGCGATACTCTAAACAAAGTCTTGTCCTGATTGTCTTTACTCTCGTCATGGCTGTCCTGCTGGCAGCCTGCGGTTCATCGGATAACTCCGGCTCTGGCTCCGGGGCGGCAGCGAATGCACCTGCACCTTCCGAAGCACCCACGGCTGCTCCGGCTGCTGGTGAACCCTCCGCTGAAGCAGAGATGGTTACCTTCAAGGATAGCGCCGGTGAGGTTCAAGTACCTAAGAATCCGCAGAGAATCGTGGATACTACAGCCTTTTATACAGGATATCTTCTGGCGCTGGGCGTGAAGCCGGTAGGGGTCATGCAAGGAGCCAAGGATAGTCCGTATCTTGCAGAGATGCTTGGAGGCGCAGAAGGGCTGGGTGACGATGTCACCCCGGAGAATATCCTGGCGCTGGACCCTGACCTGATTATTGTGTATACCGGAACAGAAGGCATCGATAAGCTGAAGGAAATTGCGCCTGTGGTACAGATTCAATATGGCGCCAAAAATTATAAGGATCAGATGCTCGACTACGGCAAGCTGGTGAACAAGAATGATGAAGCTAAGGCCTGGATCGCCCAGTGGGAGGCCCGTATTGCTGAGCTGAAGCCGCAGGTGCAGGCTGCTGTGGGTAATAAGACGGTATCTATCCTGAATCCATATGCCAAGGGGCTGTTTGTCTTTGGACATAACTATGGCCGGGGTGGTGAGATTCTGTATGGTGAGTTCGGGTTGAAGGCTCCTGCTGAAGCGCAGAAGGAGGCCATCGACAGCGGAACAGGCTGGGCTACCATCTCCATGGAGAAGCTGCCGGACTTTGCCGGAGACATTATCTTCACCTGCCAATGGTCAGGGGATAATACAGACCCGAAGATTGTCTATGACAATCCGCTGTGGAAGGGGCTTCCGGCAGTCAAGGCAGGGAATGTGTTCATGC is a window encoding:
- a CDS encoding superoxide dismutase, whose amino-acid sequence is MAFQLPALPYPNNALEPHIDALTMEIHHDRHHNTYVTNLNAALEKAPELQNKSIDELLTDLNAVPEAIRTAVRNNGGGHANHTLFWEVIGPNGGGAPTGALAAAIDSELGGFDKFKEDFATAATTRFGSGWAWLVVKDGKLAVTSTPNQDNPISEGATPILGLDVWEHAYYLNYQNKRPDYIKAFWNVVNWEEVGKRYESSK
- a CDS encoding GNAT family N-acetyltransferase, whose product is MHVRSFQLSDVTPVTELLQTALSEECFESTIEPFSRQLSWDSDLIVVAEDEGEIIGALIGTIEKNHGCYFRIAVHPDYRRRGVGKSLVTAMENRFQARKVSGIYVAVDEHNSFAMPLYEAMGYDENHIFKSVRKLSIVG
- the lepB gene encoding signal peptidase I is translated as MNRELEEDFMRSRRQRYRSVTHNKSRQKSGRTWIKDIREWIITAGIVFAVMSLLNIYVFNVSTVIGQSMQPTLYQGEKLIINKIALSFGNPGRGEVVVLHDPSTGPSRKEYLVKRVIGIPGDIIEVRNQQLYLNGKLLDEPYIDTSIEDPDFNSLTVQAGTYFVMGDNRHAGASKDSRYFGAVAGESIVGKVSLIWWPFSKMKAL
- a CDS encoding YneF family protein; the protein is MNIALPIITLVVGLIGGFFIGVYYLRRQMTTMQNDPEMLQKVAKQMGYNLNGKQMQRAQQMMKNGNPPGRPAAGKGNSRKK
- the folE gene encoding GTP cyclohydrolase I FolE, coding for MGGIKEYKNGKVSVNREQIEYHVEKILELIGEDTSREGLLETPARVTRMYEEIFGGYSIDPREALGVTFDESHEELVIVKDIVYYSQCEHHMAPFFGKVHIGYVPSGRIAGLSKLARLVEAVSRRLQVQERITAQIADIMTEVLNPHGVMVVVEGEHLCMCARGVKKPGSKTVTMATRGTFREDAAARAEFLALIKE
- a CDS encoding Fe-Mn family superoxide dismutase produces the protein MPYVFVAPPPVQILGEIAFWKKQEKEHAEVLIQIIPRLEEPYVRLLEDWAIVFLATEQAAQHLLSTPQAPDTGGPGSPSAEAGLLLHTACDQSAEFIRHLKAMKEASAAVNAFPLAGTTLLHFIRESEYFLAVLAALTPADYGPGMLRMNPLEQAEAAPSPDPAASGESLQGTGSFAVPLWESREAGPVPIGGHTLPPLPYVYNALEPYIDEKTMIIHHDKHHQSYVDGLNKAEKKLAEARLSGDFDLVKHWERELAFNGAGHYLHTIFWNVMSPQGGGRPSGALLDAIERSFGSYEAFKAQFTEAAGKVEGGGWALLVWSPRSRRLEILTAEKHQNLSQWDVIPLLALDVWEHAYYLKHQNNRADYIQDWWRVVNWPYVAERYGAARKLVWEPF
- a CDS encoding alpha/beta fold hydrolase, giving the protein MPNEDKPASSTLIPIRMIRFKHIIVALLLSVFFFFVFCFIALHAYIAWVLSNPTVAPLYSNPYQAKGLAYEDISFPAKDGSRMMEGWYIPSKGATKTIVFSHGYGANREESWVPMYDLAHYAHSLRFNVVMFDYGFASKTDRDIATGGKKESQQLLGAIEFAKEQGADQIVVWGFSMGAGTALQAGLVTKDVDAMILDSTFLLEPDTLYHNIKQNINLPRQPSLEIMEMLFPVLNGTGLNQIPYSKVKSEDYPFPVLFMHGTKDDKAPYPIAEELAANQSNPYSDSWIVENSHHELLFREHPREYLRRVSAFLGNVQLAQISGSHSNPTASK
- a CDS encoding IclR family transcriptional regulator, translated to MEDRKLTVRAVERALDILLCFTQDNDDYDLSLTEISAKIGLHKSTVHRLLTTLEEKGFLQRDDGTDKYRLGIRIWELSTHLPTLNEPAVLLLPAMERLRDRLGETVSLYLRDNLERVRIQAVQSRQAIRRVAQIGARLPLSVGASSKVLAAYAPPEVQVRLLADPAWPDSVDRSLYLEQLKEITRCGYATSFEEREPGAAAVAVPIAGRAGGVVAALSLSGPVSRLSRETLEEYAVILAEAAAEMGLMMS
- a CDS encoding LuxR C-terminal-related transcriptional regulator, encoding MKVVIPDSLMGEIQELQDTFGSVTGQALVLTDQAGNVVTRPTLSGIFYQKMFKSLEDIERPFEPALLRLGPLSYPAILEEWVPGLKYVVSPLVPDYGQTYYLWSGLYMEEGTRGLVLRAFEAKMRNHPDYEMLKDVLAAMPELSREGIASIRGKLSVLGNVLSKLLAGCAVKPLEQRRGLLISQLLSNLESEFLKIEVVLQQMAGTLSDAELYAFAQEEEAGQFKVKYSAGKEAGLLMNAGFQQGDGFLGQAVLGMEPRHWQSVAQDSRSLFFTQRGMTQPEYLSCYPVRIHSGKRALLLAVGFGKSRPIQDYAQHEQNVTALLGLSGRGEQLVQREALRREATLRLKEAARLLPQAASTQELGTGLLDMIMGMPFFPSSVLVFFEEQPGETHYAKGWRPEEIAPYIYDLQSRYSSQAFLSSAILNGEAEGQVLLECPLIAEKVFKGILSVGFRRRSEAEEWLSLTSCLASLASTSIRLIEKESRHMKQAGVFTGQTLHYLRLSNPELHRLSAEASAMAYELARYTGLPERESEQMRTAALLAPFRLEFLHGYGFYPEELSLLKQVDQFASFYFEINKPSVSVTAQLLVLVLHHAGRGADKELLADTDLEWLTPSRFYLDDHVVGELYSEPRTTFQSFLRSRSEAMPARRGVSAGKLLNSTALKTPKEEWGISPREEEVLELIILGKTNKEIASALFISEHTVKNHLSRIFNKMDVTDRSQIIALVYKRIFDSERIEMS
- a CDS encoding ABC transporter substrate-binding protein; this translates as MRYSKQSLVLIVFTLVMAVLLAACGSSDNSGSGSGAAANAPAPSEAPTAAPAAGEPSAEAEMVTFKDSAGEVQVPKNPQRIVDTTAFYTGYLLALGVKPVGVMQGAKDSPYLAEMLGGAEGLGDDVTPENILALDPDLIIVYTGTEGIDKLKEIAPVVQIQYGAKNYKDQMLDYGKLVNKNDEAKAWIAQWEARIAELKPQVQAAVGNKTVSILNPYAKGLFVFGHNYGRGGEILYGEFGLKAPAEAQKEAIDSGTGWATISMEKLPDFAGDIIFTCQWSGDNTDPKIVYDNPLWKGLPAVKAGNVFMLNPAADTYNDPISLEKQLDFITNSLLSVK